Part of the Sulfurimonas denitrificans DSM 1251 genome is shown below.
CAAAACCCATCTTAAAACTTGAAGCCATAAAAGATGCTTATCTCATAAATATACAAGAGTCTATTTTAGACGTTCATAATCAAAATATAGATTTAGAAGACTCGTATGATGTTATCATCTTAGGTGAGCAAATCATTAAAGATAATTGGGCGAAGTACTTAAAGATAAATTTTTCAGATGAGTATGAAGTCTCTTTTATAACAAAAACTATTAAAAAACTTTTCACAATTGGCAATCAAAATCAAAATAAAATTTTACAAAGAAGCATTATTTCAAATATAAGTGAAAAAATAAAAAGGATGGATATTTTAGTCAGCGAGATTTTAGTTGAGTTAAAAAATCCACAAAGCCAAAATATAAAAACTCTAATACAAAAAGTAAATTTTGAAGTAAATGCTATATCCATCTACCTTACAAATCTAACTAACTATGACTTAAATATGGCAATCAGTGAGAAGAGAGATACGCAAAATATCTTTAATACGCTCTCTATGATTTTAAATATCTCTATAATTTTTGTATTTGTCTTCTCTATAGTTTTGTCAGTTATGATTATTATACATTTTAGAAAGCTTCATTTTAGACTTAAAGATGCGGTAAATGAAAAAACAAAAGAGCTCTTAAAGCTAAACCAATCGCTTGAGAGGCGCATAGCTAACGAAGTGGCAAACTCAAGAAAAAAAGATCTTATAATGTTTCAACAAGCTAGACTTGCAAGTTTGGGTGAGATGATAGCAAATATTGCTCATCAGTGGAGACAACCACTAGCATCACTTATGATGATAATACAAGGTTTTGAAACTAAGATGGAGTTAGGAAAATTAACACCTGAAATTTTAAAACAAAAGGTTGATGATGCCACTCTTTTGGGAGAAAATATGTCAAAAACTATAGAAGATTTTCAAAACTTTTTTAAACCCAGTAGAGATAAAGAGATGTTTTCCCTAAAGAGGTGTATAGAGCACTCATTTGAGCTCTCTAAGTATCTTTTAGAAAAAGAGAAAATAGAATTTTTTCTAAATATAAAAGATGATGAACAGATATATGGCTTTTATAATGAACTCTCACATGTATTTTTAAATATCATCTCAAATTCTAAAGATGCGTTAAGTGATAAAGAGTATAAAAGACTAATAGAAGTAGTGGTTAAAAAGTCAAAAAACAAGATACGAGTGAACATAGTAGATAATGGCGGAGGCATAGATGAAGATATTTTACCACACATCTTTGAGCCTTACTATACTACAAAATATAAAAGCAGTGGAACAGGTATCGGACTTTACATGTCACAGCAAATTGTTGAAAAACAAATGAATGGAAAAATTGAGTGTAAGAATATTTACTATAAAATACAAGATGAAAACTTTCAAAAATGTACAATCTTTAGTATAACAATACCGCTTAAGGATGAAAATGATAACTAGAAACTTAAACATACTGAGTGGATACAACGTACTCTACCTAGAAGATGATGACTCACTTTTGCATCAAACAAAAGATATGCTTAGTGATTTTGTAAAAAATGTTTTTGCTGTAAAAACATCAAAAGAGGCTCTTGAGGTTATTAAAAAAGAGAGAGTAGATGTCATTATCTCAGATATTTTACTAGAAAATGAAAATGGAATTGATTTCTTAAGAGAGTTAAAAGAGAATCAAGATATTCATATACCAACAATTTTAACAACTGCTCATACAGATACAAAATACCTGCTTGATGCTATAAAGCTAAAAGTAGAAAACTACATAGTAAAACCCATAAACCTAAAAGAGTTGTTAAATACTCTGCATGATATAGTTCTACCACT
Proteins encoded:
- a CDS encoding sensor histidine kinase, which produces MKIRKILLAIEKISFSYKTSILMFIIIGGMISIIVLSQISIYTIKNDFDVLFEKRTKPILKLEAIKDAYLINIQESILDVHNQNIDLEDSYDVIILGEQIIKDNWAKYLKINFSDEYEVSFITKTIKKLFTIGNQNQNKILQRSIISNISEKIKRMDILVSEILVELKNPQSQNIKTLIQKVNFEVNAISIYLTNLTNYDLNMAISEKRDTQNIFNTLSMILNISIIFVFVFSIVLSVMIIIHFRKLHFRLKDAVNEKTKELLKLNQSLERRIANEVANSRKKDLIMFQQARLASLGEMIANIAHQWRQPLASLMMIIQGFETKMELGKLTPEILKQKVDDATLLGENMSKTIEDFQNFFKPSRDKEMFSLKRCIEHSFELSKYLLEKEKIEFFLNIKDDEQIYGFYNELSHVFLNIISNSKDALSDKEYKRLIEVVVKKSKNKIRVNIVDNGGGIDEDILPHIFEPYYTTKYKSSGTGIGLYMSQQIVEKQMNGKIECKNIYYKIQDENFQKCTIFSITIPLKDENDN
- a CDS encoding response regulator, which translates into the protein MITRNLNILSGYNVLYLEDDDSLLHQTKDMLSDFVKNVFAVKTSKEALEVIKKERVDVIISDILLENENGIDFLRELKENQDIHIPTILTTAHTDTKYLLDAIKLKVENYIVKPINLKELLNTLHDIVLPLTQEKEIQKNSNVIRTISAITDSKQVEVIKCILDDLNEQNEFIASYSDIMQKISISKPTLIKLFKELSEKKILVKSAHKTYKFNESALDVI